The Balaenoptera acutorostrata chromosome 2, mBalAcu1.1, whole genome shotgun sequence genomic sequence agagggagagaaaggggggagagggagagagggatagagggagggagggaaagacatctctcccttcctccctctatctctctctccctccctctctcccgctccctcccccctccctctccctctaactttccctctccctccgtctctccatctccctcactccctcccagagagggagagatgagatggagggagaggcagagacaagggagagggagagagggagagggagaggtagggggaagagagggagagagagagaggtctcttcctccctccctctccctctctcctccttctctccctctctccctcatcctctctccctctccctccctccatcactttccctccttctcactctccctccctctccctctccctctctccctcccagagagggagagacagagggagagggagagggggacagggaaagagagacagggatggagggagggagagagggaggcagagagggacggggtggagggaggcagagagggacaggggtggagggagggagagagggagggagagagggacagggagagagggacagggaaagagagacaggggtggagggagggagagagggaggcagagagggacagggagagagggagagggagagagggacagggaaagagagacagggatggagggagggagagagggacagggcaagagggacagggagagagggagggagagaggcagagggagagatggagggagaggcagggaggtagagggagggagggagggagacagggagacagacagggagacagggagaaggGCTGATGGGGGCTCCCTCCGCCTCCCATGCTCTCCccactgctttctcttttttctgcttcAACAAACACCAGGTGCCTTTTAGATCAGCCCTGAAGTCAACGTTGATGCTTGGACGGCCTGACCTCCCCGCTGccttccagcccagcccaggaccACAGCTGGAAGATGAAGTCTGCGGGTCCCTGGGCGGTGGCGGCGGGCTGCACAGACAACTCCTCTGACGCCCAATCTCTCCTCCTTTACGAGGCAGCCGCCAGCTCCCTTCCCTGACTCCCCAACATTTGGGGCTTTTTAAATATGTGTCGATAATGCCATGAGCTACTATTTAACTTTTCCACGAGGACCCATCTCCCAAAATGCAGTGGTTTTCAGGCTTGGCTGCACTAGACAAcccccagggaagggagagacatctgtacctccctctctctccctctccctccgtatctccttctggctctctccctctcccgctccctctccctctggggtGATGCCCGATGAGCTCAGATTCGCAGATGttccccccatcccctctctgtgccttgcgTGGGGCCTGGGCCTTCTCACTGTGGGCCGGCTACAGCCTTGACATTCAGACATCGGTTCCTGCAAGGACACTTGCGTTTGGTCCATACCGCGTGTGGCTGCAGTCTGGGCTTCTCCCTTTCAGCATCTTCAGTAGATGGGGGCTGTGCACGAGCCCTTCATCTTCCCCGCAGACACCACTGGTGCTTGCTCGGCCTCGCGGGTGATGCGGGGGGCACGGGGGACAGTCTTGTGTCCCCACCTTCTTGGGCTGCAGACAGGCCACGTTGGTCCTGTGGTGACTGGGGGCTCCCAGGAGAACCCCACCGCAGAGCCGGAGAGGTGGCCCCAGAGAAGGAGGCGTACGCCTGGGGCCGGGCCTCACCAGCGAGCCCCGGGCCACCTGCAGCAACAGGCCTCTCGCCGTCCAGGGGCTGGGTGTTCGGGCGCCGTGGGCATGAGCTGCTGTCTGCACGGCAGCCGAGTTTGTATTGTTGAGCCCGGGGAGGCCCCTGGGTGGCTCCTGGAGAGCGTGGCCGCATTTCTTCCTGCCCTTGGCCTTAGAGCTCATCACGGGTCACGCCGTTTCTGGTTCCAAAAGGACCTGTGTTCATAAAGACCACGTGTTAGGACAACACCAAAGTGTCTAGAAATCcgggccaggaggaggagggagggggattgGCTGTGCCCGCCAGTGGCCTGAGAGCCCTGGCCGCCCGCAGAGACCTGACCCAGGGCCCGTGGGGAGGGCGTGGCCCACGGTCCCCAGCGCTGGCCGTCTCTGGGTTCCAGGAGAACTGCGCGATCCTCGGGGAGCTGGTGAGGCTGCAGGCTCAGAAGTTCCGCCTGCTGGGGTTCAGCACGCGTGCCGACTCCGTGCTGGAGATGAACATGGCCAAGACCAGCCAGCTGGTGAACACTTTCCTAGGTAAGCCCGCCTCCCCGAGTCCCAGTGGGGACGGGGGTCAGGCGGACCTTCACTGGACGTGGCGCTGCCTGAGACCCCACTGTGTCAGCCCTTGGGGGTCGCCTTCTCCAACCCTTCATTCTGCCTCGaggggcgtggggtggggggcggctggGGGGGCTGCCACAGGGACATAGCCAAGCCTCTCCCCTCCGCCCGCAGATGAGCTGGCCCAGAAGCTGAAGCCCCTCGGGGAGCAGGAGCGGCCGTGATCCTGGAGCTAAAGAAGGCCGAGTGCCAGAGGCGGGGCCTGCACTTTGACGGGCCCATCAACGTCTAGGACCTGCGCTACTACATGAACCAGGGGGAGGACACGCGCTACCACGAGGACCAGTACCTGCTCAATGAGTCCTTCCCCATGCAGGTGGTCACGCGCGGGAGGCTGGGCATCTCCCAGGAGCTGCTGGGGCTGACCTTCGACCTGGAGAAGGGCGCCAACATGTGTCACGAAGATGTGAGGCTCTACACGGTCCAGGACGCGGCCTCGGGCAAGGTCATCCATCGGCAAGTTCTACCTGGACCTCTACCCTCGGTGCATGCGTGGGGGAACCAGTCGGCCATGGGCCGGGGCTCCTCTGTGGAAGCGGGGCATCACCCGCGTCCCTCCCCAGGGAAGGGAGGTCCGGGCACATGGCCTGCTTTGGCCTGCAGCCGGGCTGCCTGCAGCAGGATGGGAGGCGCCAGATTGCCATCGCGGCCATGGTGGCCAACTTCACCAAGCCTATGCCCAACCCGCCCTCCCTGTTGCAGCATGATGAGCTAGAGACCTACTTCCATGAGTTCTGGCAAGCGATGCACCAGTTCCGCTCCCAGGAGGGTGCGGGCGCGGTGCTgcaggcagggggcggggagggcccaGGCTCTCCCGTGGTCCTCCGGCAGGCCCTGGCCACGGGATTCTTCCGCTGATGTCACCCCGCATGTGGCGACGCCCTCGGTGTCAGCTTCCATCATCAAACCCCACGCACTGGGCGCGTAAACAACGGAAGTGGATGTCCTCgagattctggaggctggaagccccagGTCAAGGAGTCAGGACTGGTTCCCTGAATGTTAAATACATGTATTCAAGAGTTGCCTTCAAAAAAGACAAACGACAAGAAAGGCACGTTGCCTGCGAGTCTGGTGACAGGCGGTGATGAGACCCAGAGGGGAGGCTCTGGGGCCGGGAGCGCCGCGCCCTTTGAAGCCCTGGTGCTGCTGCCAGTCTCGGTGGAGGCTCAGCAAGTCCCAGTGACTTCCCCACGGGGGTGGTCCCCAGCTGAGAGTCTGGGCCCAGGACCCCGTGCTCGTTCAGTCTCCCTGCGGTCAGCCCTTCGTCCTGAGAGCGATGCTCTCACAGGCTGCACCGGAGCGCGTGGGGACACCTTACTGAGCTGTGCAGCCGTCACTACTGCCCTGTTTTGGAACATTTCCCTCACCCCAGAAATGTCCCTCACGCCCTTAGTTaccattccctcccctcccctgcccctgacaaccaggaacCCACTCTGACTCTGTGGATctacctgttctggacgtttcccctCAGTGGGGTCacaccctgtgtgtccttctgtgtctgacttctctcgctgagcatcgtgttctcagggtGCATCCACGTGGCAGCGAATGTCAGGGCTTCACACCTTTGCGTGGCTGAGGGACGGAAAACAGACAAACGAAAAGAAAGGCACGTTGCCTGCCAGTCTGGTGACAGCCGGTGATGAGAACCAGAGGGAAGGCTCTGGGGCCGGGAGCGCCACGCCCTGTGAGGCCTTGGCGCTGCTGCCAGTCTTGGTGGGGCACGGGCAACGCCGTCCCCCAGGGGCTGCGGGACAAGCTCATCAAGTCCCGGCAGGCCAACCCAGGTGCGGCCGGGccgagggaagggaagggagcgcCCGGACCGCCCGGCTGGAAAGCGCAGCCTGGACACAGTGCCAGCCCCCCGTCTCCTTCCGCCCGCCCCCCAGGCCTCTTCAACCTGTGCCAGATCGTCCTGCCAGATGTGGACCAGGCCCTGCACACGCAGACGCCCGCGGACCCGGTGCAGGAGAATGCCCACCTCTGCCAGGAGATCTTCGGGGGCCCAGCCACGCAACGTAGCCAAGCGCTCACCGAGCCCACCTTGGCGGTCGGTTGGCAGCTACTGCCCAGGACAAGAGGATCCTCTGGTGGTGTGTGAAAGGGGACCGACTGACAGGCTCTGGCCGAGGCCCGGTGACCTCTGGCCTCTTCCTGCCTGGGTTCCTGGGCTGGTCCCTCCAGCTGTGGCCCGCCGAGTCCGAGGGTGGGGTGGGCGTATCTGCACGTGCTTTCTGGAGagcctggaagaggcaggagagggctTCATAGCCCGGACGGAACGCGTCGACGAGGTGTGCCTGCGCGTGTCGGTGCGGACACGCGGTTCACTCCCTCGTGAGCGCTTTCACCCGCGCTCTCCCCGTGCTGGAGGGCGAGCCCTGACTCATCCCTCGGAGCCTCGGGCAGCTGTCCTTGTAAGAGGCTCAGGGGTGAACCCTCGTGAGCTTCAGCAGAAAGTCGGCAAAGATTGATTTGTGTCCCTCCACTGAGTTGCCCGCAAGGTCCCCGTTTTCTAGAAGTGTTGGGCCAATACTCCCTCTAGTGGCAGGGGACTCAGACAGGGCTGCTTTGAGGCCCCCGCTCTGGGGAAGGGGCACGGAGCGGCCAGGGGGCCGGGCAGGAGCCTCTCCGCGTGTGTCCCAGGGACCCACCTGCCTGCAACCTTCGGCCGCCTGGCAGGAAGCTACGACGCCCAGTCCTATGGCTACCTGTGCAGCAAGGTGTACTCCATGGACACGTTCCACACACGCTTCAAGCAGGAGGGCGTCCTGAGTGGCAAGGTGAGAGGCCGGCCTGCCGCGCAGACCAACACGGAGGTCCTTGGCCTGGGCCTAGATGCTCATGCCGCCCGCCTGGACCTGCCAGGCTCTGAGGGCCCTGCCCTGGAcctcctgctcccctgccctTTGTTGAGTCACAGCAGAGGTGGCCACACCCACACCCTCAGTGAAGGGGGTGCTCCACCCTcctgcagccccgccccctcTCGGCAGGTTGCCATGGACTACAGAAGCTGCATTCTGAGGCCAGGGGGCTCCGAGGATGCCAAGGGCATGGTGACGCTCTTCCTGGGTTGCGACCCCACGCAGGATGCCTTCCTCCTGAGCAAAGGGCTGCAGGTTGAGGGCTGCAAGCCGCCGGCCTGCTGACGGCACGGGGTTTTGCCCACCCAGGCGGGCCCGGTGGCTTGGCGCCCcaccggggcgggggaggggccacgtgtcctcccagcccctgagtcTCTGGTGGCCGGCCTCGGCCAAACGTCTCCACCTGGACATGTCTGGAGAGTCTGGCGTCAAGGCTCCCCCTTGTTGCACTAATGCAATCCCTTCCTGGGGAGCTTTCCTGCTTACaaaatggttctttgaaaacGCAGCCATTAATAAAAAGACTCCACTCCTGGTCTCTGCCTGCGGTCCCTTCCACCACAGGAGCGGGATGGGGGCCGTCACACTGGGGGGAGTTCTGACCTTGGTCGGGGATCAGCCCTGGGGCCGTGGTGACGCGTCTGGGTCACTGGGAGACGGCTGAGCTGTGAGGTGAGTTCAGACAGCGATGGTGCCCCGCACCCCAGCTGGGCAGGCTGTCCAGTGAGGGGGTGTCAGTTTCCTGCCGGCCTCTTGCCCATCACTGTTTGGCATCTCGGGGGCTGTGATTGGCTGCAGCCGGTTCTGGCGGTGGGCACAGCTGCGGGAAGCCCGGCTGTGGCTGTCCCTCTCCCCGAGTCCTGTCCTCCTGCTCACGGCCGGCCGGCTGGCTCCCTCCGCTCATCGGCAGCTGCTGAAGTCTGGACCACAGCAAGGGGCCGCCTTCCTGGGTCCTAGCGATTCTTCCCAAAGGCCTTAGGGATGCGGTTTGGTGGCAGTAGGAATTCAGAGAGGGTGCTGCCCCACTGGAGCGCTAGGGTGGCTCTGGACCGTCCCGTGTGTCCTTCCCTGGCCTTTGAGCTCCTCAGGAGCCCTGCCTCCGGCCCTTCGCCCCCACAAAGGACGCCAGGCAGCGGAGCGAGGGCGCGGGCGGCGCCCCGACCTTCTCCCCGTGGCCCAGGCGGGCAGGCCGTGCCACGCTCTGTCCTTCCCTCAGCCTGCCCGCCCGTTCTCACCCACCCTGGGCCAGTCGGCTGTGGACCAGGCTGTGGTGTCTGCCCTTCTGCCGACCCGGCTCAGCTCCCTGCACCCACTTCTGTGCCTTCTGTGTTCTGGGCTGGTCGCAGGCCCAGAGCCGGTGGGCAGGCACCCCGTGGCCGGGAGGGCTGTCCGGGTGAATTCCCTGGGGCTCGAAAAGGAGCACAGCCGGCCTTCCATCCGGCACTTCTCGATGGACATGGAAGGGGCGTTTCGAGGCCTGGGGGCTGCTCGTCTCCCCGTGCACCGAGCCCCCGGATGGTCCCCGCGCAAAATCCAGGTGTGGCGTTGGCACCCCAGCCGTGTGCCAGGCAGTCCGTGGCGGGCGCCACAGGCCTCGTGCTGGTGGGCCACAGGGTTTCCGAGCGGCAGGTCAGGACTGAGAGGGTGAGGCCTTTCCCTGGGTCCAGGGCCCAGGCTGACGCCGGCTGGAGGCCCCTCTGCTCACCGCccgcaccccccagcccctgccctcacgtGAGCCCCCAGGGCTGAGCTCAGGTGCTGCATGCCCAGGC encodes the following:
- the LOC130707220 gene encoding LOW QUALITY PROTEIN: thimet oligopeptidase-like (The sequence of the model RefSeq protein was modified relative to this genomic sequence to represent the inferred CDS: inserted 1 base in 1 codon; deleted 1 base in 1 codon; substituted 1 base at 1 genomic stop codon); its protein translation is MAKRDLLWLTEKALHLGDVWEVEDSSSDNHLEGDDPKKEAVTISTSLFPIRQPGALLSWPGLPGEKVNPSSLEQTLRALVIGLMADGAGVAAGHTGHVGPVVTGGSQENPTAEPERWPQRRRRTPGAGPHQRAPGHLQQQASRRPGAGCSGAVGMSCCLHGSRDNTKVSRNPGQEEEGGGLAVPASGLRALAARRDLTQGPWGGRGPRSPALAVSGFQENCAILGELVRLQAQKFRLLGFSTRADSVLEMNMAKTSQLVNTFLDELAQKLKPLGEQERXVILELKKAECQRRGLHFDGPINVXDLRYYMNQGEDTRYHEDQYLLNESFPMQVVTRGRLGISQELLGLTFDLEKGANMCHEDVRLYTVQDAASGKVSIGKFYLDLYPREGRSGHMACFGLQPGCLQQDGRRQIAIAAMVANFTKPMPNPPSLLQHDELETYFHEFWQAMHQFRSQEGAGAVLQAGGGEGPGSPVVLRGKALGPGAPRPVRPWRCCQSWWGTGNAVPQGLRDKLIKSRQANPGLFNLCQIVLPDVDQALHTQTPADPVQENAHLCQEIFGGPATQRTHLPATFGRLAGSYDAQSYGYLCSKVYSMDTFHTRFKQEGVLSGKVAMDYRSCILRPGGSEDAKGMVTLFLGCDPTQDAFLLSKGLQVEGCKPPAC